Proteins encoded by one window of Dendropsophus ebraccatus isolate aDenEbr1 chromosome 4, aDenEbr1.pat, whole genome shotgun sequence:
- the DNAL4 gene encoding dynein axonemal light chain 4, whose amino-acid sequence MADPGEGKKDEADYKRMHSFPLIRHTDMPEEMRVETMELCVTACEKFASNNESAAKMIKETMDKKFGSSWHVVIGEGFGFEITHEVKNLLYMFFGGSLAICVWKCS is encoded by the exons ATGGCAGATCCTGGAGAAGGCAAGAAAGATGAGGCGGACTATAAGAGGATGCACAGCTTCCCATTAATACGG CACACAGACATGCCAGAAGAGATGCGAGTAGAAACCATGGAGCTTTGTGTTACAGCCTGTGAAAAGTTTGCCAGTAATAATGAG AGTGCGGCGAAGATGATAAAAGAGACAATGGACAAGAAGTTTGGCTCTTCGTGGCATGTGGTCATCGGAGAAGGCTTTGGTTTTGAGATCACCCACGAAGTCAAGAACCTACTATACATGTTTTTTGGGGGCAGCCTGGCTATTTGCGTCTGGAAGTGTTCATGA